A window from Pedobacter africanus encodes these proteins:
- a CDS encoding RagB/SusD family nutrient uptake outer membrane protein, producing the protein MKKLLFSLLILSTGLVSCKKFLDTVPTDNLLPEEYYDSEAKLLNALAGVYYPLATPSMYGNFLNSDFNISDEAFYQRSAQTTGVPVYNFDYSENTVAALWQQCYVGIERANMLIANIKVAKIDEAKRAPILGEALFLRGYYYFLLASNFGDVPLKIVPTNSPAAEDVQVPRTPVKEVYAQILADMTKAEGLASKISDIGFAGRVGKTTVQGILARVCLTMAGAPLKDEAKYADAKTWALKVRESGEHRLNPSYKQLFVNMHQDLYDIKESMWEVEFKGNGADGFGSNGRVGNLGGIQMQVATGIGLKIGYCYGFLHTTARLFNLFSPGDLRRDWNLAQFNYITSYSDRYYYNYYTAAQVYNRDAAKFRREAYVLDNKNQNTTPINYPLLRYSDVLLMLAEAENQINGPTQLAYDAINEVRRRAYGIDPGTAGATVSVVNNINLATAGNTGYLTTLNNIPVTLTGGGGTGATAEATVSTSTGKVTAIAVLNPGRGYTSVPTVNIGTQWTSNTDYAANTQVFNGNNVYTVTTAGKSTATAPVQTSGASSAAVTGAVFTWAGARATATATIATSTVDLGGLDKISFQQAIEDERSRELCFESLRKGDLVRWGKWVSTMNAVGAEIRSGAGTTFSYGGLAGSNVVPKHVLFPIPAAEITVNKAATQNPGW; encoded by the coding sequence ATGAAAAAGTTATTATTTTCTCTACTCATACTCAGCACAGGTCTGGTTTCCTGCAAAAAGTTTTTGGATACTGTTCCCACTGATAATTTATTGCCTGAAGAGTATTACGATTCAGAGGCAAAATTACTGAATGCACTGGCCGGGGTATATTATCCACTAGCCACCCCATCCATGTACGGCAATTTTCTGAACAGCGATTTTAACATTTCAGACGAAGCCTTTTATCAGCGCAGTGCACAGACAACCGGCGTACCGGTATATAATTTTGACTACTCGGAGAATACTGTGGCAGCCTTATGGCAACAATGTTATGTAGGGATTGAAAGAGCAAACATGCTCATTGCCAATATTAAAGTGGCCAAAATAGACGAGGCCAAGCGGGCGCCTATATTGGGTGAGGCCCTGTTTTTACGTGGTTATTACTATTTCTTATTAGCCAGCAATTTTGGTGATGTGCCGCTCAAGATTGTACCGACTAATTCTCCTGCCGCCGAAGACGTGCAGGTTCCACGTACCCCTGTGAAAGAAGTTTATGCGCAGATACTGGCTGATATGACTAAAGCCGAGGGGCTAGCCAGCAAGATCAGCGATATTGGCTTTGCAGGCCGCGTAGGTAAAACAACTGTTCAGGGCATCCTGGCCAGAGTCTGCCTAACTATGGCCGGTGCACCGCTAAAAGATGAAGCCAAGTACGCAGATGCAAAAACATGGGCCCTGAAAGTTAGGGAGTCAGGCGAACACAGGCTAAACCCAAGCTATAAGCAACTGTTTGTCAATATGCACCAGGACTTATACGATATCAAGGAAAGCATGTGGGAAGTGGAATTTAAAGGAAACGGCGCAGACGGTTTTGGCTCTAATGGCAGGGTAGGCAATTTAGGAGGCATTCAGATGCAGGTAGCTACGGGAATAGGACTTAAAATTGGCTATTGCTATGGCTTTTTGCATACGACGGCAAGGTTGTTCAACCTTTTTTCGCCGGGAGATTTAAGACGTGACTGGAACCTGGCTCAGTTCAACTATATTACAAGCTATTCTGACAGGTATTATTACAACTATTACACCGCTGCACAGGTTTATAACCGCGATGCTGCCAAATTTAGAAGGGAAGCCTATGTGTTGGACAATAAAAACCAGAATACTACGCCCATCAATTATCCACTGTTAAGGTACTCAGATGTACTCCTGATGCTGGCAGAAGCAGAAAATCAGATCAATGGGCCTACGCAATTGGCATATGATGCAATCAACGAAGTGAGAAGAAGGGCATATGGGATCGATCCCGGAACAGCAGGCGCTACAGTTTCTGTAGTAAATAACATTAACCTGGCCACCGCAGGCAATACAGGGTATTTAACTACCCTGAACAACATTCCGGTAACACTTACAGGAGGCGGAGGTACAGGTGCCACTGCCGAAGCTACGGTTTCGACCAGCACAGGAAAAGTTACCGCTATAGCAGTACTCAATCCGGGAAGGGGCTACACCTCGGTTCCGACTGTTAATATAGGAACGCAGTGGACAAGCAACACGGATTATGCGGCCAATACCCAGGTATTTAACGGCAATAACGTTTATACAGTAACAACCGCGGGCAAATCTACTGCCACCGCACCAGTACAAACTTCGGGTGCTTCTTCGGCGGCAGTAACCGGAGCGGTATTTACCTGGGCAGGTGCCAGGGCAACTGCCACAGCCACTATTGCGACTTCAACAGTGGACCTGGGTGGATTAGACAAAATCAGCTTCCAGCAGGCTATTGAAGATGAACGTTCTAGAGAACTTTGTTTTGAGTCGCTCCGAAAGGGAGACCTGGTGCGTTGGGGCAAATGGGTAAGCACTATGAATGCTGTAGGTGCCGAAATCAGGTCTGGTGCCGGAACAACTTTTTCTTATGGAGGTTTGGCTGGCTCAAACGTGGTTCCTAAACATGTATTGTTCCCTATCCCTGCCGCAGAAATTACAGTAAACAAGGCCGCAACCCAAAACCCGGGCTGGTAG
- a CDS encoding DUF5017 domain-containing protein — protein sequence MKALYTIILAGTLMLAACDKSIDEKPVSFDVTSTKTNGQASSDFKTTDTIVYQISGNADIVTFYSGATGQRYEFRDRTTANGVPQLQFSSVRANGTQANSIQLLVSSDFKGVVAKSQTITGVITRDTAATNANIAAANWTDISSRAAWSTGSTTATPSGKVDLSDFAAQGKPVFIAFKYKALAGSIQNKWTITAFSLNNLLEDNTSYTLANFAASNQSITNYGVNTPGLGWLSIYDESLNANKYGWVYTTGTGAAGSLVITGAATVAAATSPAESWAIVGPVDLRKVTPDAGVGIKEITALVKRYVSTAVYPAGNYKATFVASNNTVDGTSVAVKQLPINITNP from the coding sequence ATGAAAGCTTTATATACCATCATACTGGCCGGGACTTTAATGCTGGCAGCATGCGATAAATCTATAGATGAAAAACCGGTTTCATTTGATGTAACCAGTACAAAAACGAACGGGCAGGCAAGCAGCGATTTTAAAACAACTGATACCATTGTGTACCAGATCAGCGGAAATGCCGACATCGTAACTTTTTATTCAGGAGCAACAGGACAACGCTATGAATTCAGGGACAGGACTACTGCCAATGGCGTTCCACAACTTCAGTTCAGTTCAGTTAGGGCCAATGGCACGCAGGCAAATTCCATCCAGTTGCTCGTTTCTTCGGATTTCAAAGGTGTAGTGGCTAAGTCGCAAACAATTACCGGTGTGATCACCCGTGATACTGCGGCTACAAACGCCAATATTGCTGCTGCAAACTGGACAGACATCAGCAGCCGAGCGGCCTGGTCAACAGGAAGTACAACTGCAACGCCGTCAGGCAAGGTAGATTTGTCGGATTTTGCCGCACAGGGAAAGCCAGTGTTCATTGCTTTTAAATATAAGGCCCTGGCAGGCAGCATACAGAATAAGTGGACGATCACTGCATTTTCGCTTAACAATTTGCTGGAAGACAATACCAGCTATACGCTGGCTAATTTTGCTGCCTCCAACCAATCCATCACCAATTATGGGGTAAATACCCCGGGCCTGGGCTGGCTAAGTATTTATGATGAAAGCCTGAATGCCAATAAATATGGCTGGGTGTATACTACAGGTACAGGCGCCGCAGGATCGCTTGTGATTACCGGTGCCGCTACTGTAGCAGCAGCTACATCCCCTGCGGAATCATGGGCAATAGTAGGACCGGTAGACCTGCGTAAGGTAACACCTGATGCTGGTGTCGGCATCAAAGAAATTACGGCCCTGGTAAAACGTTATGTGTCAACGGCAGTATATCCTGCAGGTAATTACAAAGCAACTTTTGTTGCCTCGAACAATACGGTCGATGGCACATCGGTAGCTGTTAAACAATTGCCAATCAATATTACCAATCCATAA
- a CDS encoding SusC/RagA family TonB-linked outer membrane protein has translation MRKIYLFLMCMICSITVFAQQTRRVEGKVTEQGSGLPLVGVSVQVKGTKTGATTDKDGHYAIQVPSQGNSTLVYTYIGYLQREMSVGDKGVINITLAEDNKTLNDVVVIGYGTSKKADLVSSVGQVDMKDMVKAPVRSIDESLAGRVAGVQVNSSDGQPGSSVNIVIRGANSITQNNSPLYVVDGFPMEDFNLNIFDPQEVESIDVLKDASATAIYGARGANGVIMITTKKGKIGAPVISLNSTVSLDNNIKTMKLMDTYEFAKMQLELVPGAQGSAADPTPIYVLLTRPGKTLEDYRNVAATDWQSPFFQTGVRQDYSLALRGGTDKTVYAISGNLNDQKGTIINTAYKRYQGRITLDQTLTDKIKVGINANYAYLLRSGNSAAQGTGGSGTTNILYSVWGYSPLSELTEEEQIDETTASGTDYKFNPILNQKNLLRNNKTHNLNVSGYLDYSITKDLRLKITGGINNTRVINEIFNNSNTYPGSPNTTPGRTSGVNGSISEANTNNWSNENTLTWTKTYNKSHNLNILGGFSAQGNTSSLYGFGATFLPNEKLGISGLNEGIVNPVTTAVSSLWSLSSFYGRAKYNYKSKYYIEASYRADGSSKFAPGNKWSYFPSVGASWRFIKEDFFKDSKILSDGKLRASYGKTGNNRVNDFAYLSSNDVVPGNSYPWNNGYVASIIPTSLGNPKVKWETTDQYDAGLDVAFLKNRISLTADVYKKNTKDLLLRATLPTSSGYATAFKNVGAVANKGLELTLSTVNISNKDFQWNSSFNISFNRSKVLALAEDQQTLLSTTNWDNGYTNIPSYIAKIGEPLGMMYGFIWDGVYQYSDFNKTSTGEYLLKDNVPANGANRQNIQPGDIKYRDINGDGNVNAADYAIIGNSLPLHTGGFTNNFTYKNFDLNIFFQWSYGNDIQNVNRMVFEGNALGKRFLQQYAGYVDRWSPENQGSSNYRTGGFSVAGYSSRTIEDGSFLRLKTVSLGYNIPKTLLDKIKVKGARVFVSGQNLYTWTKYTGLDPEVSTYNSVLTGGFDYSGYPRARIVAFGANVTF, from the coding sequence ATGAGAAAGATTTACCTTTTTTTAATGTGTATGATCTGTTCCATTACAGTTTTTGCCCAGCAAACACGGCGGGTAGAAGGTAAGGTTACAGAACAGGGCTCTGGCCTTCCCTTAGTCGGGGTAAGTGTGCAGGTCAAAGGTACCAAGACCGGCGCTACTACCGATAAAGATGGGCATTATGCTATCCAGGTTCCTTCGCAGGGCAACAGCACCCTGGTCTATACGTATATTGGTTACCTGCAAAGGGAAATGAGTGTTGGAGATAAAGGCGTAATCAACATTACACTTGCCGAAGATAACAAAACCCTGAACGATGTGGTAGTTATCGGATATGGAACGAGTAAAAAGGCCGATCTTGTAAGCTCAGTAGGGCAGGTGGACATGAAGGATATGGTAAAGGCCCCTGTTCGCTCTATAGACGAGTCGCTTGCCGGCCGTGTGGCAGGCGTGCAGGTAAATTCATCTGATGGCCAGCCCGGATCTTCTGTTAATATTGTCATCAGGGGTGCCAATTCCATTACACAAAACAACAGCCCGTTATATGTGGTAGATGGTTTTCCGATGGAAGATTTTAACCTGAATATATTCGACCCGCAGGAAGTGGAATCTATTGATGTATTGAAGGATGCATCTGCAACCGCAATTTATGGTGCCAGAGGTGCAAACGGCGTAATTATGATCACCACCAAAAAGGGGAAAATAGGGGCGCCTGTAATTTCACTTAACTCCACGGTCAGTCTTGACAACAACATCAAAACGATGAAGCTGATGGATACCTACGAGTTTGCCAAGATGCAGCTGGAACTGGTACCGGGGGCACAGGGCTCTGCAGCAGATCCTACACCAATCTATGTATTGCTGACCAGACCTGGTAAGACATTGGAAGATTACAGAAACGTTGCAGCTACAGACTGGCAGTCGCCGTTTTTCCAGACAGGCGTAAGGCAAGACTATTCGCTGGCTTTACGCGGCGGCACAGATAAAACCGTTTATGCCATTTCAGGAAATTTAAATGACCAGAAAGGTACAATTATCAATACCGCCTATAAAAGATATCAGGGGCGGATTACCCTGGATCAGACCCTGACCGATAAAATAAAGGTGGGGATCAATGCGAATTATGCTTACCTGCTCCGTTCTGGAAATTCTGCAGCACAAGGTACCGGAGGTAGTGGAACAACCAATATTTTATACAGTGTATGGGGCTACAGTCCGCTGAGTGAACTTACGGAAGAGGAACAGATCGATGAAACCACAGCCAGTGGAACAGACTATAAGTTCAACCCTATTTTGAATCAGAAAAACCTGCTGCGCAACAACAAAACCCACAATTTGAATGTAAGCGGGTATTTGGACTATAGCATCACCAAAGACCTCAGGTTAAAAATAACCGGTGGCATTAACAATACGAGGGTGATTAATGAAATATTTAACAATTCGAATACCTATCCCGGCAGCCCGAATACCACGCCAGGCCGCACCAGTGGGGTAAACGGTTCAATTTCGGAAGCCAATACCAATAACTGGTCTAACGAAAATACACTGACCTGGACCAAAACCTATAATAAAAGCCATAACCTGAACATATTGGGCGGTTTTTCGGCCCAGGGCAATACCAGTAGCCTGTACGGCTTTGGCGCTACCTTTTTGCCTAATGAAAAATTGGGAATAAGCGGCCTGAATGAAGGGATTGTGAACCCGGTAACTACAGCAGTGAGCTCACTATGGTCTTTATCTTCTTTTTATGGAAGGGCAAAGTATAACTATAAGTCGAAATATTATATTGAGGCTTCTTACCGTGCAGATGGTTCTTCGAAATTTGCTCCTGGCAATAAATGGAGCTATTTCCCTTCGGTTGGAGCGTCATGGCGTTTTATTAAGGAAGATTTTTTTAAAGACAGCAAGATACTTTCTGATGGTAAGCTAAGGGCCAGCTATGGTAAAACGGGTAACAACAGGGTAAATGACTTTGCCTACCTATCGTCCAACGATGTCGTACCCGGAAATTCCTATCCATGGAACAATGGATATGTAGCCAGTATCATCCCCACATCATTGGGTAACCCAAAAGTGAAATGGGAGACTACAGACCAGTACGATGCTGGTTTAGATGTTGCTTTTTTGAAGAACAGGATTTCACTAACAGCTGATGTATATAAAAAGAATACCAAGGACTTATTGCTGCGTGCCACTTTACCTACCTCTTCAGGTTATGCCACTGCATTTAAAAATGTAGGTGCCGTTGCTAACAAGGGGCTGGAACTTACCCTGAGCACTGTAAACATCAGCAATAAAGATTTTCAGTGGAACAGTAGCTTTAATATTTCATTCAACAGAAGCAAAGTGCTGGCATTGGCGGAAGATCAGCAGACCCTGCTGTCGACCACCAACTGGGACAACGGCTACACCAATATCCCTTCCTATATTGCAAAGATCGGAGAGCCGCTGGGTATGATGTATGGCTTCATCTGGGACGGCGTATATCAGTACAGTGATTTTAACAAAACTTCTACCGGCGAATACCTTTTAAAAGACAATGTACCTGCAAACGGAGCTAACCGCCAGAACATACAGCCTGGGGACATTAAGTATCGCGATATTAACGGTGATGGAAACGTAAATGCTGCCGACTATGCCATCATAGGCAACAGCCTGCCCCTGCATACCGGCGGTTTTACGAATAATTTTACCTATAAGAATTTTGACCTCAATATCTTCTTCCAGTGGTCGTACGGTAATGACATTCAAAACGTAAACCGTATGGTGTTTGAAGGGAATGCATTGGGCAAAAGATTTTTACAGCAATACGCCGGTTATGTCGATCGCTGGTCGCCCGAAAACCAGGGATCTTCCAACTACCGGACAGGCGGTTTTTCTGTAGCCGGATATTCGTCAAGAACAATTGAAGATGGTTCATTTCTACGTTTAAAAACAGTTTCACTAGGTTACAATATCCCTAAAACTTTGCTGGATAAAATTAAAGTTAAAGGGGCAAGGGTATTTGTTTCCGGGCAAAACCTGTATACCTGGACAAAATATACCGGGCTGGACCCAGAGGTGAGTACCTACAATTCCGTACTTACCGGAGGTTTTGATTATAGTGGTTATCCAAGGGCCAGGATTGTTGCTTTTGGTGCTAACGTTACTTTTTAA